The Pseudarthrobacter sp. NS4 genome includes a window with the following:
- the murJ gene encoding murein biosynthesis integral membrane protein MurJ — translation MSASNFPSDKPGRPGDAAAGVPADGAPLDGAPVDSGQPGAVQASETRSSAIMAAGTLISRFLGFGKTWMLGTALGLGSTVNDTFINANNLPNLIFLLVAGGVFNAVLVPQIIKASKAPDKGADYISRLLTLAVLLLLGLTALVTLAAPWVIELTTQGYSPQQKALAVTFAFWCLPQIFFYGLYALLTQILNANGAFGPAMWAPILNNLVAIAGLGMFIYIFGANEFNPHTLDNWGDTQTLLVAGFSTIGVVSQTAILMIPVVRLKLGLRPRFGWRGVGLGQAAKLSVWTLLTAAVGQLAFLYVMRIATIPGAERIRLQQAGDPAAYMLPGNAVLEVASQLYLLPHSIIALSLATVLFNRMTRASQDGNRDQLRDALSHGLRTMAVATVFGALALFALAGPLGMFFSGGLRQDGVMLAQTLTILALSTPFMSANFMMSRVFYANEDARTPFYVQLQLAVVYVAGAFAIQFLPVNQIIYAIAVLYMVGNILSVVISAYFLRRLLGHLDGPRIANSYIRMGYAALGSAIAGAGALWLMGSYSPDGFAWQDRLSALITVIVVGPVMLVVYFFLLKLFRVAELRDLLRPLLGRFGRGRPAAPAAPGGVPPSSSPEGTPSVEAGPAVERPARAERSTTSVDTGLIPRISGEFDAASFRAGPAPEHRAGRADSYDADIHGAPDGGYLPGEDQPSTARGGLLREQIQLPGRRTFQGKAGENPYFKRRRPRKK, via the coding sequence ATGTCAGCTTCCAATTTTCCTTCCGACAAACCCGGCCGGCCCGGCGACGCTGCAGCTGGCGTCCCTGCAGATGGCGCCCCTCTCGACGGGGCCCCCGTGGACAGCGGCCAACCAGGGGCCGTGCAAGCGAGTGAAACGCGTTCCAGCGCCATCATGGCCGCGGGGACGCTCATTTCGCGGTTCCTCGGGTTTGGAAAGACCTGGATGCTGGGCACGGCCCTGGGACTCGGCTCCACGGTCAACGACACGTTCATCAACGCCAACAACCTGCCGAACCTGATCTTCCTGCTGGTGGCCGGCGGTGTGTTCAACGCCGTCCTGGTGCCGCAGATCATCAAGGCAAGCAAAGCCCCGGACAAGGGAGCGGACTACATCAGCCGGCTGCTGACGCTTGCTGTACTGCTCCTGCTGGGGCTGACCGCCCTGGTGACACTGGCAGCTCCCTGGGTCATCGAGCTCACCACCCAGGGATACTCACCGCAACAAAAAGCCCTGGCCGTCACCTTCGCCTTCTGGTGCCTGCCACAGATCTTCTTCTACGGGCTGTACGCCCTGCTCACGCAGATCCTGAATGCCAACGGCGCTTTTGGTCCTGCAATGTGGGCGCCCATCCTGAACAACCTGGTGGCCATCGCAGGCCTCGGCATGTTCATCTATATTTTCGGCGCCAACGAGTTCAACCCGCACACGCTGGACAACTGGGGCGACACCCAAACACTGCTGGTGGCAGGGTTCTCCACCATCGGCGTCGTATCCCAGACCGCCATCCTGATGATCCCCGTGGTGCGGTTGAAACTGGGACTAAGGCCGCGGTTCGGCTGGCGGGGAGTGGGACTGGGCCAGGCGGCAAAGCTGAGCGTATGGACGCTCCTGACGGCCGCCGTCGGGCAACTGGCCTTCCTCTACGTCATGCGCATCGCCACCATTCCCGGCGCGGAACGCATCCGGCTGCAGCAGGCGGGCGACCCGGCCGCGTACATGCTGCCCGGCAACGCGGTGCTGGAAGTGGCCAGCCAGCTTTACCTGCTGCCGCACTCCATCATCGCGCTGTCGCTTGCCACCGTCCTCTTTAACCGGATGACACGTGCGTCACAGGACGGCAATCGCGACCAACTCCGCGATGCCCTCTCGCACGGACTGCGGACCATGGCCGTGGCCACTGTATTTGGTGCCCTGGCCCTGTTTGCCCTGGCCGGCCCGCTGGGCATGTTCTTCTCCGGCGGCCTGCGCCAGGACGGCGTGATGCTTGCGCAGACGCTCACCATCCTGGCCCTGAGCACCCCCTTCATGAGCGCCAACTTCATGATGTCGCGGGTGTTCTACGCGAATGAGGACGCACGCACCCCCTTCTACGTCCAGCTGCAGCTTGCCGTGGTTTACGTTGCCGGCGCGTTCGCCATCCAGTTCCTGCCGGTAAACCAGATCATCTACGCCATCGCAGTCCTCTATATGGTGGGCAACATTTTGTCCGTGGTCATCAGCGCCTACTTCCTGCGGCGCCTCCTCGGACACCTCGACGGACCCAGGATCGCAAATTCCTACATCCGGATGGGTTACGCCGCTTTGGGATCAGCCATCGCGGGCGCGGGCGCACTGTGGTTGATGGGCAGCTACAGCCCGGACGGATTCGCTTGGCAGGACCGGCTGTCGGCGCTGATCACGGTCATCGTGGTGGGCCCCGTGATGCTGGTGGTCTACTTCTTCCTGCTCAAACTGTTCCGCGTGGCTGAACTTCGCGACCTGCTCCGGCCGCTGCTTGGCCGCTTTGGCCGTGGCCGCCCCGCGGCGCCCGCGGCACCAGGCGGGGTCCCCCCGTCGTCCTCTCCCGAGGGAACGCCTTCGGTGGAGGCAGGGCCCGCCGTGGAACGCCCTGCCCGTGCCGAACGCTCCACCACGTCCGTTGACACGGGCCTCATTCCCCGGATTTCCGGCGAATTTGATGCGGCTTCCTTCCGCGCCGGCCCCGCGCCGGAGCACCGTGCGGGCCGCGCGGACTCTTACGACGCCGACATTCACGGGGCGCCCGACGGCGGCTACCTGCCAGGTGAGGATCAGCCCAGTACCGCCCGCGGAGGCCTGCTCCGTGAGCAGATCCAACTGCCCGGCCGGCGCACCTTCCAGGGCAAGGCAGGGGAGAACCCTTATTTCAAGCGGCGGCGGCCGCGGAAAAAGTAA